CCGGGTGGTCTGGCACGATCCCAACTTTGGGGTACGATTCAATGAACATATGGATGCCATTGAGGAGGCCGTACCTCCCAACAGTATCGATTTTATCGCTGAGAGCAGTCTGTCACTATTGGCGGAGCCAAACCTGAAGCGGCTCAAACGAAACGGGTTCAAGGGCCTTCTGCCTGGGATCGAGTCGTGGTACGAGCTGAGCAACAAATCAAACACCGGCGCCACGCAAGGGATGGACAAAGTCAGGCAGGTATCCGATCACATCAACATGATTATGAGGTATATACCTTACGTACAAGCCAATTTCGTGCTCGGACTTGATGTGGATAATGGATCAGATCCATTTGAGCTCACCAAACGGTTTGTGGACATGTCACCAGGCGTGTTTCCGGGCTATTCGCTGCTCTCTATACTTGGACAAGCCGCACGACTCAATCTCGAGTATCAACGCGACAATCGCGTGATTCCGTTCCCATTCCACTTCCTGAACAATAATCATGCGACGAATGTCAGGCCGAAGAATTATTCCTGGCCTGAGTTCTACGATCATGTAATTGACCTGACTGAGCACTCATTTTCCTGGCGGGCGATCTTCAATCGCCATAGAGCAACCGGTGCCAAGATTCCGAAATTGATAAACCTGGTGCGCGGGGTCTCGTCGGGAGGTGTTGGCATGATTAAGTATCACACTGAAATACGCCGGCGCCTTGACACCGATTTGGAATTCCGGCGCTTCTTCGAACAGGAGACCACCGAAATTCCGCAATTCTATGTGAGGCGGATTCAACAAGAATTGGGACCGCTGTGGGAATGGCTTCCAGAAGGGGCGCTGCATCACGACCCTAATGCTTATCTCAAGGCCGAGCAACAAGAGTTGCTGATACCGCCGGACGGCAGAGCTGAGAGAAGCACGCAGGAGTCTGAGGTGACCTCGAATCTCATTTCAGCTGAGCGGGTTAACGTCAACCCTGCCCGTCTGGTATAATGCAGGTATAATGAATGATTGACGAGGAAGCCGGCCAACAGAAAAGAGACGTTCGTCATGGTCCACAGTTCAGCTGATTCAACGCTCAATCGCGTTGCATTCATCGGTAACTACTTGCCGCGACAGTGCGGCATCGCCACATTTACTACCGATTTGTGTGAGGCCATCGCCGCCCAATATCCTCAAACAACCTGCATTGCCCTGCCGGTCAATGATATCGAGGACGGCTACGCCTATCCGGCCCGCGTTCGGTTTGAGCTCACAGAGAAGGATGTTGATTCTTATCGCCGCGCCGCCGACTTCCTGAATATCAACAACGTCGACCTCGTATGCTTACAGCACGAATATGGCATCTTCGGCGGACGGGCAGGCAGTCACATCCTGGCCATCTTACGTGAATTGCGCATGCCCGTTGTCACGACTCTGCACACTATTCTGCACGACCCCGATCCGGAGCAGCGGCGGGTGCTGGAAGAAGTCGCGGCCCTGTCCGACCGGTTGGTGGTCATGAGCAAGCGGGGCGCGGAATTCCTGCACGAAGTCTATGGTGTGCCGCCGGAGAAGATTGATCTGATCCCCCACGGTATCCCTGATGTGCCTTTTGTGGACCCGAGCTTTCACAAAGACCTGTTTGGAGTCGAAGGCAAAATCGTCTTGCTTAGCTTTGGCTTACTCTCGGCGAACAAAGGGATCGAAAATGTCATCGCCGCCTTACCCGCCATCTTGGCCCGTCATCCAAACGTGGTGTACATCATCCTCGGAGCGACCCACCCTCACGTAGTGCGGAATGAAGGCGAAACGTACCGGCTGTCCCTTCAATGGATCGCCCAGGAGAAAGGCGTAGAAGGTCAGGTAATTTTCTACAACCGGTTTGTCAGCATCGAAGAACTCGTCGAGTTCATCAGTGCGGCGGATATTTACATCACGCCTTATCTAAACGCGGCACAGATCATCTCTGGCACATTGGCCTACACTCTGGGAGCAGGCAAGGCCGTGATTTCGACGCCGTATTGGTATGCGGAAGAGATGCTGGCCGAAGAACGTGGAGCGCTGGTGCCGTTCCGTGATCCCGGGGCATTGGCTGCGCAGGTGATTGACCTGCTCGACAACGATGCCAAGCGCCATGCGATGCGCAAGCGGGCCTATCTATTGGGGCGGGAGATGATCTGGCCGCAGGTAGCTCGCCGCTACATGGAGACTTTTGAACGCGCCAAAGCCGAACGCCGGCATTTTGCCCCACCCGACTTCACGGTCAAACCGCTCGACAAACGTCCGGGCGAACTGCCTCCTCTCAAACTCGATCACTTGCGCCACATGACGGACGAGACCGGGATGTTGCAGCACGCCCTTTTCACGGTGCCCAACTATCGCGAGGGCTACACCACCGACGACAACGCCCGCGCGCTTATGGTGAGCGCGCTTCTGGAGTCGCTGGGCGACGAACATGCTCTCGATCTGGCATCACGCTATCTCGCTTTCATCTGGTATGCCTTCAATACTGAAACCGGTCGCTTCCGTAATTTCATGGATTACGAACGCCACTGGCTGGAAGTTGGCGGTTCCGATGACAGCCACGGCCGCACATTGTGGGCGCTGGGTACGGTGTTGGGCCGCTCAAATATGCCGGCCCTGCAAAGTATGGCTGGCCGGGTGTTCGAGCAGGCCTTGCCCGCTATTCTCAACGCGACCAGCCCGCGAGCCTGGGCTTTCGCGCTCATCGGCATCCACGAATACCTGCAGCGATTTGCCGGTGACCGGAGGGCCAGCCAGGTCCGGGAGGAATTGTCCGGGCGGCTGTTGACGTTATATCAAACCCACCGTTCGGATGAATGGCGCTGGTTTGAAGACAGGCTGACCTACTGCAACGCCGCGCTGCCGCATGCTCTTCTCATGTGCGGCCAATGGATGCCGAATAAGGCTATGATGGATGCCGGACTGGAATCGCTTAGTTGGCTGGCCGATTTGCAGCGCGCGGATACCGAAAGCAGGCATTTTGTCCCAATCGGCTCTAACGGATTTTATCAGCGGGGCGGTGAGCGTGCCCGGTTCGATCAACAGCCGGTGGACGCTCAGGCGATGGTCTCTGCCTGTCTCGAAGCTTACCGGATCACGAGCGATAAGCGCTGGAGCAAGGAAGCCCGCCGCGCCTTCGAGTGGTTCCTCGGGCGCAACGACCTGAACCTGCCCATCTACGATCCGACGACAGGCGGCTGCCGGGACGGTTTGCATCCCGACCGCCCGAACGAGAATCAGGGCGCGGAATCGACGCTGGCCTTTCTCCAAGCATTGCTGGAACTGCGACTGGCTGAGAATGCTGTCATATCCATGGAAGCCCGAGCCAGATGAGCAATCAACATCCTGAACTTTTTCACCGTTATAAGCTCAATCCCGTCTTGACCGCCGCCGACTGGTCCTATCCGGTCACGAGTGTGTTTAACCCCGGAGCCACATTGCTGCCCGATGGGTCTACCCTGCTCCTGTGCCGTGTGGAAGATCGGCGCGGGCATTCTCACTTGAGTGCAGCCCGCTCCGCCAATGGTGTAGATGACTGGCAGATTGACCCACTTCCCACCCTAAAGGCCGATCCGGAGCACTTCCCTGAAGAGCTGTGGGGGATCGAAGACCCACGTATCACATACGTCCCCGAGTTAGGCCGGTATGCCGTTGTTTACACCGCCTACACCCGCGACGGCCCGGGCGTGGCCCTGGCGCTCACGGAAGATTTCCGCACCTTCGAGCGCTATGGTTTGATCATGCAGCCGGAAGACAAAGACGCAGCTCTCCTACCTTGTCGGATCAACGGAAATTGGGCTTTGATCCACCGCCCGGTCAGCGTGCGCGGCGCGCACATGTGGATATCCTACTCGTCCAACTTGCGCCACTGGGGAGATCACAAGTTGATGCTGGAAGCCCGACTGGGTGGGTGGTGGGACGCGAACAAAATTGGACTATCGCCTCCGCCCATCGAAACTGCGCAAGGTTGGCTGGTGATCTACCACGGGGTGCGGCAAAACGCAGCCGGCTCCATTTACAGACTCGGCCTGGCGTTGTTTGATTTGCACAGACCCGACCGCTGCATCAAACGCAGCAACGAATGGATTTTTGGCCCGGAGGAACCCTACGAACGGCGCGGGGATGTGGACAATGTCGTCTTTCCTTGCGGCTACACAATTGCTCCTGATGGCGACACTATCCGCCTGTATTATGGCGCGGCGGATACGAGCATCGCCCTGGCCACCGCCAGTGTTCGTGCTATTCTGGAGTGGCTTGAACAACACAGATAGCGAATCCCCTGATGTCAAGAGATAGATGTTGCCGGTGACCGGCCGGCGTCAAATTCCATGAAGGATTCCAAGGTGTCGAAAGTATTTCCAGATCCCATTATCAGATTGCCTGAGGCGAGTGTGCCGCTGGATTCATCTCGAGACATGGAACTGAGAGATCTCGGGTTTGATCAATGGTTTCGCGAGAAGCAAGAAGAGCTGCAGAAACCCGACTGCAGCGTCGCTCGCGTGACGGCAGTCAACAGAAACAACTACCTTGTCAGGAATGAAAACAATGAACTCCTGGCTGAGCTTGCGGGCAGCCTCGCGTTTTCCTCCGAATCGAGCATGGACTTTCCCTCTGTAGGAGATTGGGCATTTGTCCAGTATTGCAACTCCGATACGTTTGCCATCATTCACGAGCTATTGCCAAGGAAATCGGTCTTGCGGCGGAAAACGCCCGGAAAGAAAATCGACTACCAGGTGATTGCG
The Candidatus Eisenbacteria bacterium DNA segment above includes these coding regions:
- a CDS encoding glycosyltransferase family 4 protein; translation: MVHSSADSTLNRVAFIGNYLPRQCGIATFTTDLCEAIAAQYPQTTCIALPVNDIEDGYAYPARVRFELTEKDVDSYRRAADFLNINNVDLVCLQHEYGIFGGRAGSHILAILRELRMPVVTTLHTILHDPDPEQRRVLEEVAALSDRLVVMSKRGAEFLHEVYGVPPEKIDLIPHGIPDVPFVDPSFHKDLFGVEGKIVLLSFGLLSANKGIENVIAALPAILARHPNVVYIILGATHPHVVRNEGETYRLSLQWIAQEKGVEGQVIFYNRFVSIEELVEFISAADIYITPYLNAAQIISGTLAYTLGAGKAVISTPYWYAEEMLAEERGALVPFRDPGALAAQVIDLLDNDAKRHAMRKRAYLLGREMIWPQVARRYMETFERAKAERRHFAPPDFTVKPLDKRPGELPPLKLDHLRHMTDETGMLQHALFTVPNYREGYTTDDNARALMVSALLESLGDEHALDLASRYLAFIWYAFNTETGRFRNFMDYERHWLEVGGSDDSHGRTLWALGTVLGRSNMPALQSMAGRVFEQALPAILNATSPRAWAFALIGIHEYLQRFAGDRRASQVREELSGRLLTLYQTHRSDEWRWFEDRLTYCNAALPHALLMCGQWMPNKAMMDAGLESLSWLADLQRADTESRHFVPIGSNGFYQRGGERARFDQQPVDAQAMVSACLEAYRITSDKRWSKEARRAFEWFLGRNDLNLPIYDPTTGGCRDGLHPDRPNENQGAESTLAFLQALLELRLAENAVISMEARAR
- a CDS encoding glycosidase, with the translated sequence MSNQHPELFHRYKLNPVLTAADWSYPVTSVFNPGATLLPDGSTLLLCRVEDRRGHSHLSAARSANGVDDWQIDPLPTLKADPEHFPEELWGIEDPRITYVPELGRYAVVYTAYTRDGPGVALALTEDFRTFERYGLIMQPEDKDAALLPCRINGNWALIHRPVSVRGAHMWISYSSNLRHWGDHKLMLEARLGGWWDANKIGLSPPPIETAQGWLVIYHGVRQNAAGSIYRLGLALFDLHRPDRCIKRSNEWIFGPEEPYERRGDVDNVVFPCGYTIAPDGDTIRLYYGAADTSIALATASVRAILEWLEQHR
- a CDS encoding radical SAM protein — protein: MRKLRIGVIDLVTKRPARALYARLMNANLASIMPQAIAVWCEEDGHDVKLVCHTGYENLVEQLPQNVDLVFIGAFTEGAQMAYALSNLFRMKGAVTVLGGPHARCYPQDAQKYFDYVLGFTDKTIIRQVLHDCSQHRPIGVRLDAGHQPESLPGVRERWKFIASTLQKARFIKIVPMLGSLGCPYTCSFCIDAAVPYQPMDFEVIKEDLRFLLRKFNRPRVVWHDPNFGVRFNEHMDAIEEAVPPNSIDFIAESSLSLLAEPNLKRLKRNGFKGLLPGIESWYELSNKSNTGATQGMDKVRQVSDHINMIMRYIPYVQANFVLGLDVDNGSDPFELTKRFVDMSPGVFPGYSLLSILGQAARLNLEYQRDNRVIPFPFHFLNNNHATNVRPKNYSWPEFYDHVIDLTEHSFSWRAIFNRHRATGAKIPKLINLVRGVSSGGVGMIKYHTEIRRRLDTDLEFRRFFEQETTEIPQFYVRRIQQELGPLWEWLPEGALHHDPNAYLKAEQQELLIPPDGRAERSTQESEVTSNLISAERVNVNPARLV